The following proteins are encoded in a genomic region of Spirosoma sp. SC4-14:
- a CDS encoding alkaline phosphatase family protein — MNIIKVVAAGVCFALAFSAPVLAQKTKKVLFVIVDGISSNTKEQIATPNLDEIAKTGGYTRAHVGGDKGTYSQTPTISAVGYNSLLTGTWVNKHNVWDNDIKDPNYHYWTIFRFFEEQYPQKKSAVFSTWLDNRTKLIGEDLPQTNHLRLDYYFDGFEHDTVRFPHDKQAEYIHSIDELVVNEASSFIRLQGPDLSWVYLEYTDDMGHKYGDSEQFYKAVGIMDDQMGRLWKAIQYREKELNEDWLMVVTTDHGRDPRTGKGHGGQSDRERGTWIVTNAKSLNTSFKNNPAIVDIMPAIANHLGIHIPKEQAFEVDGVAFTGKLSLTNMALQKSGPKIELSWVPQDKEGTAKIWISTTNKFETGGHDLYYLLKEVPITDAKATLDVSGYPSSFYKIVLEGRYNNLNRWIVE; from the coding sequence ATGAACATCATAAAAGTAGTAGCTGCCGGAGTATGCTTCGCACTAGCCTTTTCTGCACCCGTTTTGGCGCAGAAAACCAAAAAAGTCCTCTTTGTAATCGTCGATGGTATTTCCAGTAATACCAAAGAGCAAATTGCTACGCCCAATCTGGACGAAATTGCCAAAACAGGTGGCTACACCCGCGCGCATGTAGGTGGCGACAAAGGCACCTATTCGCAAACACCCACAATCTCGGCTGTAGGTTATAACAGCCTGCTCACCGGGACATGGGTAAACAAACACAACGTTTGGGATAACGATATTAAAGACCCCAATTATCACTACTGGACAATTTTCCGGTTTTTCGAAGAGCAATATCCTCAGAAAAAAAGCGCGGTATTTTCTACCTGGCTCGACAATCGTACCAAATTAATTGGTGAAGACCTTCCGCAAACAAACCACCTCCGGCTCGATTACTACTTCGATGGATTTGAGCACGATACCGTTCGGTTTCCGCACGACAAGCAGGCTGAGTATATTCATTCTATTGATGAATTGGTGGTGAACGAAGCGTCCTCTTTCATTCGTTTGCAAGGCCCCGATCTCTCGTGGGTATATCTGGAATATACCGATGATATGGGCCATAAATACGGCGACAGCGAACAATTCTACAAAGCAGTAGGCATCATGGATGATCAAATGGGTCGTTTATGGAAGGCCATTCAATACCGCGAAAAGGAACTCAACGAAGACTGGCTTATGGTAGTAACGACCGACCACGGACGTGATCCCAGGACTGGAAAGGGGCATGGCGGCCAATCGGACCGCGAACGGGGTACCTGGATTGTTACGAATGCCAAGAGCCTGAATACCAGCTTTAAAAATAATCCGGCTATTGTCGATATCATGCCTGCTATAGCTAATCATCTGGGCATTCATATTCCGAAAGAACAGGCTTTTGAAGTGGATGGTGTTGCTTTTACGGGTAAACTGTCGCTAACAAATATGGCGTTGCAAAAAAGTGGGCCTAAAATTGAGCTTAGCTGGGTTCCTCAGGATAAAGAAGGCACTGCAAAAATCTGGATCAGCACAACCAACAAGTTCGAGACGGGTGGCCATGATCTTTATTATCTCTTAAAGGAAGTTCCTATAACCGATGCCAAAGCCACAC
- a CDS encoding SusD/RagB family nutrient-binding outer membrane lipoprotein: MHLLRKNRFVRNLRTTIALTLVGSLLVTSCKKYEEFQVNPNQSSTATPALLLTNICYSIFRSSSFLITEPAYAVRQLTYYERVNNYVGYAWREGSFGNYQTLSQVKAMDDLAATPDMKNYKGLAKLFRAILFSQLTDQFGDIPYSSALGASSGNVKPAYDTQEAVYKGILQELEEANSILSDANGAIGGDIIFDGKASQWQKLANALHLRLLIHLSKKESNTNLNIKSQFQAIVGNPTKYPLMSSAADNAQLVFNSSAANNAYPGFGNLSIASLVSLEKSFVKLLKDTKDVRLFAFGEPISGKEAGKFENYEGVDAGLTIGEQIVLAGSASKIKKRYYDDRINEPLIFLGYPEQEFLIAEAISRGWITSAGTASEHYENGIRASMKFYGIADATITDYLAGTAVKLTPDNALTNIALQKYIAMFLHSGLEPFYEQRRTGIPTLSVGPGTYNDKKVPKRWIYPQSEYDNNNDNVKTSTQAQFGTTNETINDEIWLLK; this comes from the coding sequence ATGCACTTACTCAGAAAAAATAGATTCGTTCGTAACCTCAGAACAACGATTGCGCTGACTCTTGTCGGGAGCCTGCTGGTAACCTCCTGTAAGAAATACGAAGAGTTTCAGGTCAACCCAAACCAGTCATCTACGGCTACTCCGGCTCTGCTGCTGACCAATATCTGTTACAGCATTTTCCGTTCATCATCGTTTCTGATTACGGAACCAGCCTATGCCGTTCGCCAGCTTACCTATTATGAACGGGTAAACAACTACGTAGGCTATGCCTGGCGAGAAGGTTCCTTTGGTAATTATCAGACACTGAGCCAGGTAAAGGCAATGGACGACCTGGCTGCCACGCCTGATATGAAAAACTACAAAGGACTGGCCAAACTGTTTCGGGCCATTCTGTTCAGCCAGTTGACCGATCAGTTTGGCGATATTCCCTATTCATCGGCGCTGGGTGCCAGCAGCGGTAATGTAAAACCGGCCTACGACACACAGGAAGCCGTTTATAAGGGCATATTGCAGGAACTGGAAGAGGCCAATAGCATCCTGAGCGATGCCAATGGTGCCATTGGTGGTGATATTATTTTCGACGGAAAAGCCTCTCAGTGGCAAAAACTGGCCAATGCCCTTCATCTGCGGCTGCTAATTCATCTGAGCAAAAAGGAAAGCAATACAAACCTGAACATCAAAAGCCAGTTTCAGGCCATTGTGGGCAATCCGACCAAATACCCATTGATGAGCAGTGCCGCCGACAATGCGCAGCTTGTGTTTAATAGTTCGGCTGCCAACAACGCGTATCCGGGTTTTGGAAACTTGTCGATAGCCTCATTGGTATCGCTCGAAAAAAGCTTTGTCAAGTTACTGAAAGACACCAAAGATGTCCGCCTTTTTGCGTTTGGAGAGCCCATTTCAGGTAAAGAAGCTGGCAAGTTTGAAAACTATGAAGGGGTAGATGCCGGGCTAACTATTGGTGAACAAATTGTACTGGCCGGTAGTGCTTCAAAAATCAAAAAACGCTATTACGACGACCGAATCAATGAACCTCTGATTTTTCTGGGCTATCCTGAACAGGAGTTTTTGATAGCCGAAGCCATCAGCCGGGGGTGGATAACGAGTGCCGGAACTGCCAGTGAACATTATGAAAATGGCATCCGGGCTTCTATGAAATTTTATGGCATTGCCGATGCCACCATTACCGACTACCTGGCCGGAACGGCTGTAAAGCTGACGCCGGATAATGCGTTGACAAACATCGCGTTGCAGAAATACATAGCCATGTTCCTGCATTCGGGGCTGGAGCCGTTTTATGAGCAACGCCGGACCGGTATACCCACGCTTAGTGTAGGCCCTGGCACCTATAACGACAAAAAAGTGCCTAAACGCTGGATTTATCCACAATCGGAATACGATAACAACAATGATAATGTGAAAACATCCACTCAGGCGCAGTTTGGCACCACCAATGAAACTATCAACGACGAAATTTGGCTTTTGAAGTGA